The genomic region AGGACTGGACCGGCAAGAACATCGCCGTCGCCGAGTCGACCCTGATCTCGGTGCTCGACGCCCTCGGCGTCGCGGCAGGCACCGGCGACGAGCGGGCCGCCGCCCTTGCCGACCTGGACCGCGACTACTGGACGCGCTCGCTGCCGCCGACGATCATCGCGCGCTCAGGCAGCGCCAAACCGTTCTGGGTGCACGTCGACCACGGCGATCCGGTCGGCCTGTGGATCCGCCTCGAGGACGGTTCGGTGCGCACCGGCCTGCGGCAGCTCGAGAACAATCGCCCACCCTTCGACCTCGACGGCCGGCTGATCGGCGAAGCCTCGTTCGAGTTGCCCGCCGACCTGCCGATCGGCTACCACCGCCTGCATCTGCAGGTCGGCTCGTCGGACATCGGCACACCGATCATCGTCTCTCCCGCCACGCTGGCGCCCCCGCCCGGGCGGCACTGGGGACTGGCCACCCAGCTCTACAGTGTGCGATCGGAAAACTCTTGGGGCATCGGCGATCTGACGGATCTGACGGACCTCGCCGTGTGGTCGGCGGCGCGGCATCGGGCCGGCTTCATCCTGGTGAACCCGCTTCATGCGGCGGCGCCGACCGGACCGATGGAACCGTCGCCCTACCTGCCCACCTCGCGGCGCTTCGTCAACCCGATCTACCTGCGGGTGGAGGCGATACCCGAATACGCCTATGTCCGCCGTCGCGGCCGGATGCGCAAAGCGCGCGAGTACGTGCAGAGCCGCGCGCACCGCGCCGACAAGATCGACCGCGACTCGGCGTGGAAGGTCAAACGTGCCGCGCTGCATGCCCTGTACCAGGTGCCGCGCTCGGCAGGGCGCGAACTCGCCTATGCCGCCTACCGCGAGCGCGAGGGCGCCCGCCTCGACGACTTCGCAATCTGGTGCGCGCTGGCCGAGCGGTACGGCGGCGACTGGCACGGGTGGCCCGAAGAACTTCACCATCCCGCCGCCGCCGCGGTCGCCGAGTACGCCTCCGAACACGCCGATGCCGTCGACTTCCATCGGTGGCTGCAGTGGCAACTCGACGACCAGCTCACCGCCGCACAGGCCACTGCGGTCCAGTCCGGGATGGATCTGGGCATCATGCACGACCTGGCCGTCGGGGTGGACCCCAACGGCGCCGACTCCTGGGCGCTGCAGGACGTGTTGGCGCTCGGCGTCACGGCGGGCGCGCCTCCCGACGAGTTCAACCAACTGGGCCAGGACTGGTCACAGCCGCCATGGCGCCCCGACCAGCTCGAGAAGCAGGCATACGAGCCGTTCCGCGCATTGGTCAACGCGGTGCTCCGGCACGCAGGCGGGGTGCGCATCGACCACATCATCGGGTTGTTCCGGCTCTGGTGGATTCCGCAGGGCGCCCCACCCACCGACGGCACTTACGTGCGCTACGACCACGAGGCGATGATCGGCATCGTGGCGCTGGAGGCCCACCGCGCCGGCGCCGTCGTCGTCGGCGAGGACCTGGGCACAGTCGAGCCGTGGGTGCGGGACTACCTGCACGATCGTGGGCTGCTCGGGACGTCGATCCTGTGGTTCGAGGCCGACCGCGACGGTCCCGATGCCACGGGCGGACCACTGCCCGCCGAGCGTTGGCGTGAATTCTGCCTGTCCGCGGTCACCACGCACGACCTGCCGCCGACGGCGGGTTATCTTGCGGGCGTGCACGTGCGGCTGCGTGAGGAACTCGGGCTGCTGACCCGGCCCGCCGACGAGGAACTGGCCGCCGACCGCGAGCAACAGCACGCCTGGCTCGCCGAACTGCGCCGCGTCGGGCTGCTCGACCACGAGCACACCGTTGTCGCCGACGTCGTCGAGGCATTGCATCGCTATCTCGGCCGCACGCCATCGCGTCTGCTCGCCCTGTCGCTGGCCGACGCGGTCGGCGACCTACGCGCCCAGAACCAGCCGGGAACCACCGACGAATACCCGAACTGGCGGATCCCGCTGACCGGTCCGGACGGCAGGAAACTGCTGCTCGAGGACGTGTTCGACGACGAAGGAGCGGCCCGCCTTGCCGAGGCGATGCGCTCGGCGGTGCACCCGTCGGTGTAACGCGGGCGGCCCCGTCTCCGGTTTCACATTCGTCACCGCTGCGATATGTTCGCAGCGCACCGACCGAGGAGAGATCACGTGAAGAAGCTTGTTGTGTTCAGCGGTGGACTCGTGGCCGTCGGATCAGCGGCGTTGGTGGGCGCCGGCATCTTGGGTTCGGGCGTAGCCATGTCCCAGCCGAACTACAGCGTGGTCGGCGAGCCGTACAACAAGGCACTGCAGATCCTCAAGCAGCACGGCATCAAGGCCTACTTCGGCGGTTCGTTCGGCAGCGAGTTGCCGCAGGCGCAGTGCCTGGTCGACCAGCAGAAGGTCACCTCCGGCGGCCGCATGCTGCTGATGCTCGACTGCAGCCAGAACGCCGTCGACCAGATCGCGCAAATGGGTCCGGCCGGTGGCCCGACGGTCGGTGGCAACGGCATCACCACGGTCACCCCGACGCCCGTCGTGCCGATCCAGGGCGCACCCGGCGCCGGCGCGCCGCCACCCGGCTGACGCGTCAGCCCTCGACCATCTCCCGCAGGTTGACCAGCGTTCGGCTCATATTGCGGCCGACCTGACGCGCGGCCACTCGGTCGGCGATCAGTCCGAGCACGTTGCCAGCCGACTCGTAGGCCAACCGAAAAGTGACCTTCGTGCGTCCGTCGTCGGTCTCGCGAAGCCGGAACCGGCCACGCTGAGAAACGCCGGTCAGCGCGGTCCACGACAGCTCGCGGGGCGGGTCGAACTCGACCACCTCGACCGTGCCGCCGATCGGCACGGAACCCACCTTCCAGTGCACGGTGTAGCGCGCGCCCAACCCGGCCGGGTCGTCGCTGAGCGTCTCGAACCGGTTCAGGCTGGCCATGAACTGCGGATAGCAGCCCGGATCGCTGACCACCTTCCAGATCGTGTCCCGGTCCGCGTCGATGACGCACTGCCGTTGGACCCTCATCGGTTCGCTCTCTTCTTCGCGCAGGCGCTCATCGGTTCGCTCTCTTCTTGGCGCAAGCGTCCCCTGCCCTTCGGGCGTGGGCCCACATCAGCCGATCACCGGGAGCCGTCGCTTCGCCGCCAGCCGGTCCACGCCGCTCTGCAGGCTGTTGAGGACCTTGTCGTTGATGACGTCGTCTTCGCTGGACGCGATGTCGTCGGCATCGATCGGATCCTGCACCTCGATGGCGATCTTCGTGGGCAGCGGCAGCCGCGGCACCATGTCGCTGACGGCCAGGCCCCACGGCGGCGCCAGCAGGATGGGCACGCTCTTCAACCGCGCCATCTTGTCGACCATCAACAGCTTGGCCAGCCATTGCCCGCGGTCGAGGAACAGCGCGGCCTCCTGGCCTCCGACGCTGGCGACGGGCACGATCGGCACCCCGGCCTCACGGGCGAGCCGCACGTAGCCCTTGCGTCCGCCGAAGTCGACCCGGTGCCGCTGCCAGGACGGTCGGAACACCTCGTAGTCCCCGCCGGGATACACCAGCAACGCCGCGCCCGACTTCAGCGCCATGGTGGCGTTGTCGTGGTTGGCCGCCACCGTGCCGAACTTGCGCAGTGATCCCAGTCCCGGCATCGAGACGACGAGGTTGTGCGCGAGTTGGTAGAAAGGCCGCTCGACGCCGAAGTACGAGCAGAACGCGAGCGTGAAGACGAAGGTGTCCGGCGGTAGATTGCCGCCGCTGTGATTGCCCACGAGCAACACGGGCCCGTCGGCGGGGATCCGGTCGAGTCCCTGGACATCGGCGCGGAAGTACAGGGACGCCAACAACCACAGGCCCGGCAACTGCTCGCGGATGTAGTCGGCGTCGCGCTGGTCGAGGTCGGCCTTGGGGACCCGGGCCGCCACCTGATCCTTGGCCCATCCGAGAACGTCGTCGATCCCCGCCATGCAACGTCATATTGACAGGGCGAGCGAACCTGAAACCTGCGTTCCCACCTAGTTCTCCTAGACTGCGGTACACAAGGCTTCGACAGGAGGCTGACATGCTGCGACCCCGCCGCTTCGATCGCGAGATCGACCCGGGTCCCGTGCAGATCCAGGCCCGCCAGGTCAAGTTCGACCTGACCGGCATTCCGCTGGAGTGGATCCCCGGACACCCCGTCGCCTCGACGATGATCAACCTGTTCAACGTCGTGCTGCCCGCGGCCGAGCACTGGTTCGTCAAGACCTACAACGAGGCGCTGCCACTGGTCGCCGATCCCAAGCTCGCCGACGACATCCGCGGGTTCGTCGGCCAGGAGGCCACCCACGCCGCCGCGCACGACCACGTCATCGAGGAGTTCCTCGTCGGCAACGGCGTCGACCCGGCGCCCATGCTGGACGCCGTCGACTACATTTTCGAAAAGGTCTTGGCGCCAACAGATTCCACCGATCCCGAGCGACGGCTCAACAACCTCTGCGAGCGGTTGTGGTTCATCGCGGCGATCGAGCACTATACGGCCGTGCTGGGTGACTTCGCGCTCAACTCCAGCTGGGACGAGCACAACGCGAACCCGACGATGGTCGACCTTTTCCGCTGGCACGGCAGCGAGGAGGTCGAGCACCGCTGCGTCGCCCACGACACGGCGGTGTACTTCCACGACAGTTACCCTGACCGCATCCGGGCCATGGTGACGGCGGCGACCATGATCTTCGCGTTCTTCCAGCGCGGCACCTGGTATCTGCTCAAGTCGGACCCCACCAGCGACATCGGGTGGTTGCAGATGCAGCGGCTGCGGATGCAGGACTCCAAGCTGGGTCTGCTGCCCACGTTCCGGACCCTGTTCGGAGCCAACACCCTGACCTACTTCCGGCCCGGTTTCTCGCCGGAGGAAATGGGCTCGACCGCTCAGGCCGTCGCCTACCTGGCCACCTCGCCGGCCGCGCGGGCCGCTCACCTTTGATGGGCCTGCGGCAGCGCTACCGGCAGTTGCCGGGCAACCCGCTGCGCCGGGACCGGCCGTTTTTGGCGCTGGGCTTGGCGGACGCGGTCATCTCCGGCCTCGATGCGCTGGCCGCCGCGACCCGCCGGGTGGCTCCGCCGCCCGAGCGGGACCACAGCCTCGTCCTGCGCGTGGCCGACCGGCAGGTGGTGGCCCACGACGACAACGTGGTGGCGTTGACCCTCACCGCAGCCGACGGCGGTGCGCTGCCCCGCTGGCATCCGGGCGCGCACATCGACGTCCACCTGCCCAGCGGGCTGATCCGTCAGTACTCGCTGTGCGGTGATGCGGCGGCCACTGATTCCTATCGGATCGCCGTGCGACGTATGCCCGCAGGTGGCGGCGGGTCGGTCGAGATGCACGGCCTGCAGCCGGGCGCAACGGTGACGTCGCACGGCCCGCGCAACGCCTTCCCGATGACGGTGCCCGGCTTCGGGTCGCCGACCCGGCAACTGCGGTTCGTCGCGGGTGGCATCGGGATCACGCCGATTCTGCCCATGCTGGCCCTCGCGCAGCGGCTCGGAGTCGACTGGTCGATGGTGTACGCCGGCCGCAGCCTCGACAGCTTGCCGTTCGTCGACGAGGTCGCGGCGTTCGGCGACCGGGTGACCGTGCGCACCGACGAGGTCGACGGCCTGCCGAGCGCTGCCGAGCTCCTCGGTGACTGTCCCGGGGGCACCGCGGTCTACGCCTGCGGCCCGGCGCCGATGCTGACGGCGATCCGCGCCCGGCTGGTCGGCCGCGACGACGTCGAACTGCACTTCGAACGGTTCGCTGCGCCGCCGGTCGTCGACGGCACCGAATTCGGTGTGACGGTCGCCTCGAGTGGGCGAAGCGTGCGAGTGGGCGCCGAGGAGACCTTGTTGGCGGCGCTTAACCGCGCCGGCGTGTCCGCGCCGTATTCGTGTCAGCAGGGCTTCTGCGGAACCTGCCGGACCCGGGTGCTGGCCGGCGCCGTCGACCACCGCGACACGCTGCTGACCGAGCCGGAACGAGACGAGCACATGCTGATCTGTGTCTCGCGTGGGGTACAGGGAACCGAACTGACGCTCGACCTGTAGCCGCTTCTCGTACTATTCGCCCATGCCGCTGGCCGATGGCGCGACGTTCGCCGGATACACCATCGTCCGACAACTCGGTTCCGGCGGCATGGGCGAGGTGTACCTGGCACAGCACCCTCGGCTGCCACGCCGCGATGCGCTCAAAGTGCTGCCCGCCTCGGTCTCTGCCGACGAGGAGTACCGCGAGCGGTTCAACCGCGAGGCCGACATCGCCGCCACCCTCTGGCATCCGCACATCGTCGGCGTCCACGACCGCGGTGACCACCAGGGCCAGATCTGGATCTCGATGGACTACGTCGAGGGCACCGACGCCGCTCGGCTGCTGCGCGACAGCCACCCCGACGGCATGCCGCAACGCGAGGTCGCGGCCATCGTCGCGGCCGTGGCCGATGCGCTCGACTACGCCCACCAGCGCGGCCTGCTGCACCGCGACGTCAAACCGGCCAACATCCTGCTCGCCCATCCCGAATCCGGCGATCAGCGAATCTTGTTGGCCGACTTCGGAATCGCCAAGTGGGCGAACGACATCAGCGGGCTCACCGCGACCAACATGACGGTCGGCACGGTCTCCTACGCCGCACCCGAGCAGCTGATGGGTGAGCGGCTCGACGGCCGCGCCGACCAGTACGCGCTGGCCGCCACGGCGTTTCACCTGCTGACCGGTAGGCCGCCGTTTGCGCACTCCAACCCGGCCGTGGTGATCAGTCAGCACCTCTCGGCGGCGCCGCCTGCGATCGGCGCCCGGCGCCCGGACCTCGCGGGTCTGGATCCGGTGATGGCCAAAGCGCTCGCCAAGGACCCGAAAGACCGGTTCGAACGATGCGCGGACTTCGCCAGGGCGCTGCGCCACCAGCTCGGCGTCGCCGCCGACGATGACGACAGCACCCGGCAGGTGCCGATCGCCACCCCGTCCAAACGGTCGCCGATTCGCGCCGCAGTGCTGGTCCCCGCGGTCCTCGCCGTCCTGCTCGTCGCTGCGGTCGCATTCGCGCTCGCGGAACTGCGCCGCGCCGACGAAGAGGAGGCCGCGGTGAGGCAGACTTCCGCGCCCGCGCCGACCCCCTCGGCGTTGCGGGCCTTGCCGCCGCCACAAGCGCCTGCGCCGCCCCCCACCGCCACCACGACGGCCCCGACCACCACGACGGCCCCGACCACCACGGCACCGGCCGCCGCGGTGATCGGCGCCGACTGCTCACCGGTGGGCAGCACCGGTACAACCGAAGACGGGTCCACCGCCTACTGCTCGACGTTGCAGACCACCGGCGCATCGATCTGGTCGCTCACCGAGGGCGACATACCCAGCCCCACCATCACCGCCGAGCCCACCGACGAGGTGTTGCCGTTAGCCGAGGAGTCCCCGGTGCGTGTCTGCATGCAGCAGACGGGCCAGACCCGCCGCGAGTGCCGGCGCGACATCCGCGAGAGCAACGGCCTGCCGTCGCTGCCATGAAATACGCCGTCATCGCACCCGTCGCGGCGGGCGTCACGGGAAACCCGGCGTTCATGGCCGAGTTCGCCCAGCACCTCGAGCGGTGCGGGTTCGAGTCGGTCGTCGCGGTCGAGCACACCGTGCTCATGTCGCACTACACCAGCGTGTACCCCTACGACAGCTCCGGCCGGGTGGAACTACCCGCCGACTGCGCGGTGCCCGATCCTCTTGACCTGCTTGCCTTCTTGGCCGGCCACACCCACCGGCTGCGGTTGGCGACCGGCGTGCTGGTGCTGCCCAACCACCACCCCGTCGTGCTCGCCAAACGGATCGCCACGCTGGACGTCCTCTCGGGCGGGCGGCTGCGCCTGTGCGTCGGGATGGGCTGGCTCAAGGAGGAGATCGAGGCCTGCGGCGCCGACTTCGCCACCCGCGGCCGCCGCGCCGACGAACAGATCGCGGTGATGCGGCTGCTGTGGGAGGACCGCCCGGGCGGCGCCGACCACGACGGCGAATTCTTCCGCTTCGCCAACGCGATGAGCTACCCGAAACCGGCCGCCCCGGTGCCGATCCATATCGGCGGGCACAGTCGGGCCGCGGCCAGGAGGGCGGGACGGCTCGGTGACGGATTCCAGCCGCTCGGTGTCGGCGGCGCCGACCTCACCGACCTCGTCGCGCTGATGCGCGAGGAGGCGCTGCGGTGTGGGCGCGACCCGGAGGTGCTGGAGCTCTCGCTGGGCCACCTGGTGACCAAGGTCGACGCCGACCGCGCTGCGAAACTCGAGGCGCTGGGCGCGGACCGGCTGGTCCTGGCCATGCCGGCGACCGCCGACATCGCCGAGGCCTGCGACGCCCTGTCCGCCTGCGCGCAACGGCTGGGGCTCACGGCATGACCCTCGGGGCGGCGGACCGGTTGGCGGTGGCCGACCTGGTACACCTGTACGCATCGGCCGTCGATGACCGCCGCTTCGAGGACGTTGTCCAATTGTTCACCGAGACAGCCGAACTGCGGCTGCCGGACCCGCCGCGGTCGCTGGAGCCGGTGCGCCGCCACCACGGCCGCGAGGGGGTACGGGCGGCGATGGCCGGTCTGGCAGCGATGTCCGGCGTGGCCCGCACCGAGCATGCGATCGTCGGTGAGGTCTACGCCGCATGCGACGAGCCGAACTACGCACTGGGCCGGATCACCTGCATCGCGCACCACTGGACGATCTCCGGTGGCGTCGACCAGGGCAGGGCCACCGACCTGGTGTGGCACCTGCGCTACGACGACGAGTACTTGCGCACGCGGGCGGGCTGGCGCATCCACGGCCGCAAGCTGACCATCAACGCGATCGAGACCCGTCCTGTTCACCGGCTCCGACTGCCGCAAGCAGACGGTCGAGCAGGAGCCGCTGACCCTTCAACAGCTTCGACCGAGCCTGCGCCACGGGAAACCAGACCAGGCGGTCGATTTCGGGATACTCCCTGAAGCTGCCCGACCCCTTCGGCCACTCCAACACGAAGGTATTGGACCGGGTGCCCGCCAAGTCGAGGTCGCCCCGCACCGCGAAGGCGGTGACGAGCTTGCCCCCGGGTTGTCTGACCTCGGCGAGGTCAATGCGCGGCCCCTCGGGTGGCGGCTTGCCGGTCTCCTCCTCGAACTCGCGGCGCGCGACCACCCACGGATCATCGCCTGCCGCGTACTCCCCTTTCGGGATCGACCACGCACCGTCGTCCCGGCGGGCCCAGAACGGCCCGCCGGGGTGCCCTAGAAGCACCTCGACGCCGTCCTCGCCCATCCGGTACAGAAGTAGACCGGCGCTCAACTTGGGCACTCCTGACCCTCACTCCCCTGGCCCCACTTCCCTGGGCCCCACTCCCCTTCGCCTCAATCCCCCCGCGAGCGACCGTGTCGTACGTCGACACGCTGTGTTCGCCGCAAGACTGCGGTCGCTTGCGGTCGACGAGTGGTCAGTACTTGCGGTCGCCCTCGCTGCTGTCGAAGAACGCCCAGCCGCCCTGCTCATCCTTGACCTCCATGCGCCAGCCCAGTTCAGGTTCGGCCTTCTGGTCGACGAACCAGGCGTGCGCATCGTCGGCACTCTCGATGTCCTTGGTATCGACGACTTCGCCCTTGGGGTTCAACACACGGTAGGTAGCCATGGGATTTCAGTTCCCCCCAGAGCGGCGGTTGAATCAGTCGGTTTTGGTCATCGGAATGCCCTCGCTCGCCGAGAACCGGGCATCCTCCTGCGACGAGAGTCCGAACGAGACAACGGAGCGGTCCCAGAACAGGTCCGTCAGATACGCCAGCGTCACGGCCCACCGGTTGACTCCCCGCGGGATGGCGTACACGTGGTAGGCGCGGGTCACCAACTTGGCCGCGAGGCCGGACAACTGGATGTTGAGCGGGTTGGCCACGGCGTAGCGCGGGCCGAGATCGACGACAAGGCCCATGTTGCGGTGCTTGTACCGCTTGGCCTTTCCGTAACCGAGACTCGCAGCGACATTGCGCGCCAACACCTTTCCCTGTCGGGTGGCGTGCTGCGCGGTCGGTGGGGTGATCGCACCGGGTTGTGTCACATCCGGCACGGCGGCCGCGTCGCCTGCGGCGAACACGCCTGGCTGGCCGGGCAACTCCAACTCCGTGGTGACCTTCAGCCGGCCTTTCTCCGTCGGCAGGCCCAGCTTCTCGATCAGCGGTGCACCGGTCACCCCGGTGACCCAGGCGACCGTGTGCGTGCGGATCAAGGAATCATCGCTGAGGACAACGTGTTCGGCGTGCACTTCCTTGAGCGTGACGCCGAGCCGCACGTCGATGCCCCGCGACCGCAGCACCCGCTGCGCGGCGGCGCCGAGCTTCTCGCCGACCTCCGGCATCACCTGTTCGGCCATGTCCAGCAGCACGAAGTTCACCGAGTCCGGGTCGAAGCCCATCTGCTTGGCCGCCGAATCGGCCAGCGCGCGCAGCTGCACGGCCAGCTCGGTGCCCGAGTACGACGCGCCGACCACCACGATGGTCCGCCGGGCCGCCGCCCGGCCCGCGTCGTCGTCGACATCGGCCAGCTCCAGCTGCTGCAGGACGTGATCGCGCAGATACAGCGCCTCGGCGGTCGACTTGAGCCCACGGGCATGCTCGGCCAGCCCGGGCACGTCGAACAATCGGGTGACCGATCCGGGGGTCAGCA from Mycobacterium sp. IDR2000157661 harbors:
- the malQ gene encoding 4-alpha-glucanotransferase, whose product is MTESDASLAELARRYGVATEYEDWTGKNIAVAESTLISVLDALGVAAGTGDERAAALADLDRDYWTRSLPPTIIARSGSAKPFWVHVDHGDPVGLWIRLEDGSVRTGLRQLENNRPPFDLDGRLIGEASFELPADLPIGYHRLHLQVGSSDIGTPIIVSPATLAPPPGRHWGLATQLYSVRSENSWGIGDLTDLTDLAVWSAARHRAGFILVNPLHAAAPTGPMEPSPYLPTSRRFVNPIYLRVEAIPEYAYVRRRGRMRKAREYVQSRAHRADKIDRDSAWKVKRAALHALYQVPRSAGRELAYAAYREREGARLDDFAIWCALAERYGGDWHGWPEELHHPAAAAVAEYASEHADAVDFHRWLQWQLDDQLTAAQATAVQSGMDLGIMHDLAVGVDPNGADSWALQDVLALGVTAGAPPDEFNQLGQDWSQPPWRPDQLEKQAYEPFRALVNAVLRHAGGVRIDHIIGLFRLWWIPQGAPPTDGTYVRYDHEAMIGIVALEAHRAGAVVVGEDLGTVEPWVRDYLHDRGLLGTSILWFEADRDGPDATGGPLPAERWREFCLSAVTTHDLPPTAGYLAGVHVRLREELGLLTRPADEELAADREQQHAWLAELRRVGLLDHEHTVVADVVEALHRYLGRTPSRLLALSLADAVGDLRAQNQPGTTDEYPNWRIPLTGPDGRKLLLEDVFDDEGAARLAEAMRSAVHPSV
- a CDS encoding SRPBCC family protein, which translates into the protein MRVQRQCVIDADRDTIWKVVSDPGCYPQFMASLNRFETLSDDPAGLGARYTVHWKVGSVPIGGTVEVVEFDPPRELSWTALTGVSQRGRFRLRETDDGRTKVTFRLAYESAGNVLGLIADRVAARQVGRNMSRTLVNLREMVEG
- a CDS encoding lysophospholipid acyltransferase family protein — its product is MAGIDDVLGWAKDQVAARVPKADLDQRDADYIREQLPGLWLLASLYFRADVQGLDRIPADGPVLLVGNHSGGNLPPDTFVFTLAFCSYFGVERPFYQLAHNLVVSMPGLGSLRKFGTVAANHDNATMALKSGAALLVYPGGDYEVFRPSWQRHRVDFGGRKGYVRLAREAGVPIVPVASVGGQEAALFLDRGQWLAKLLMVDKMARLKSVPILLAPPWGLAVSDMVPRLPLPTKIAIEVQDPIDADDIASSEDDVINDKVLNSLQSGVDRLAAKRRLPVIG
- a CDS encoding metal-dependent hydrolase, which produces MLRPRRFDREIDPGPVQIQARQVKFDLTGIPLEWIPGHPVASTMINLFNVVLPAAEHWFVKTYNEALPLVADPKLADDIRGFVGQEATHAAAHDHVIEEFLVGNGVDPAPMLDAVDYIFEKVLAPTDSTDPERRLNNLCERLWFIAAIEHYTAVLGDFALNSSWDEHNANPTMVDLFRWHGSEEVEHRCVAHDTAVYFHDSYPDRIRAMVTAATMIFAFFQRGTWYLLKSDPTSDIGWLQMQRLRMQDSKLGLLPTFRTLFGANTLTYFRPGFSPEEMGSTAQAVAYLATSPAARAAHL
- a CDS encoding PDR/VanB family oxidoreductase; the protein is MGLRQRYRQLPGNPLRRDRPFLALGLADAVISGLDALAAATRRVAPPPERDHSLVLRVADRQVVAHDDNVVALTLTAADGGALPRWHPGAHIDVHLPSGLIRQYSLCGDAAATDSYRIAVRRMPAGGGGSVEMHGLQPGATVTSHGPRNAFPMTVPGFGSPTRQLRFVAGGIGITPILPMLALAQRLGVDWSMVYAGRSLDSLPFVDEVAAFGDRVTVRTDEVDGLPSAAELLGDCPGGTAVYACGPAPMLTAIRARLVGRDDVELHFERFAAPPVVDGTEFGVTVASSGRSVRVGAEETLLAALNRAGVSAPYSCQQGFCGTCRTRVLAGAVDHRDTLLTEPERDEHMLICVSRGVQGTELTLDL
- a CDS encoding serine/threonine-protein kinase translates to MPLADGATFAGYTIVRQLGSGGMGEVYLAQHPRLPRRDALKVLPASVSADEEYRERFNREADIAATLWHPHIVGVHDRGDHQGQIWISMDYVEGTDAARLLRDSHPDGMPQREVAAIVAAVADALDYAHQRGLLHRDVKPANILLAHPESGDQRILLADFGIAKWANDISGLTATNMTVGTVSYAAPEQLMGERLDGRADQYALAATAFHLLTGRPPFAHSNPAVVISQHLSAAPPAIGARRPDLAGLDPVMAKALAKDPKDRFERCADFARALRHQLGVAADDDDSTRQVPIATPSKRSPIRAAVLVPAVLAVLLVAAVAFALAELRRADEEEAAVRQTSAPAPTPSALRALPPPQAPAPPPTATTTAPTTTTAPTTTAPAAAVIGADCSPVGSTGTTEDGSTAYCSTLQTTGASIWSLTEGDIPSPTITAEPTDEVLPLAEESPVRVCMQQTGQTRRECRRDIRESNGLPSLP
- a CDS encoding LLM class F420-dependent oxidoreductase — translated: MKYAVIAPVAAGVTGNPAFMAEFAQHLERCGFESVVAVEHTVLMSHYTSVYPYDSSGRVELPADCAVPDPLDLLAFLAGHTHRLRLATGVLVLPNHHPVVLAKRIATLDVLSGGRLRLCVGMGWLKEEIEACGADFATRGRRADEQIAVMRLLWEDRPGGADHDGEFFRFANAMSYPKPAAPVPIHIGGHSRAAARRAGRLGDGFQPLGVGGADLTDLVALMREEALRCGRDPEVLELSLGHLVTKVDADRAAKLEALGADRLVLAMPATADIAEACDALSACAQRLGLTA
- a CDS encoding NUDIX domain-containing protein, producing MPKLSAGLLLYRMGEDGVEVLLGHPGGPFWARRDDGAWSIPKGEYAAGDDPWVVARREFEEETGKPPPEGPRIDLAEVRQPGGKLVTAFAVRGDLDLAGTRSNTFVLEWPKGSGSFREYPEIDRLVWFPVAQARSKLLKGQRLLLDRLLAAVGAGEQDGSRSR
- a CDS encoding NAD(P)/FAD-dependent oxidoreductase, which produces MTSVVIVGSGFTGFECARHLAKKFRKHGAQIDISIISPVDYMLYTPLLPDVAGGLVDARFVAIPLANTLHGVQAIRGRVDGVDFSDRTVTFTDPEERSRVLPWDRLVLTPGSVTRLFDVPGLAEHARGLKSTAEALYLRDHVLQQLELADVDDDAGRAAARRTIVVVGASYSGTELAVQLRALADSAAKQMGFDPDSVNFVLLDMAEQVMPEVGEKLGAAAQRVLRSRGIDVRLGVTLKEVHAEHVVLSDDSLIRTHTVAWVTGVTGAPLIEKLGLPTEKGRLKVTTELELPGQPGVFAAGDAAAVPDVTQPGAITPPTAQHATRQGKVLARNVAASLGYGKAKRYKHRNMGLVVDLGPRYAVANPLNIQLSGLAAKLVTRAYHVYAIPRGVNRWAVTLAYLTDLFWDRSVVSFGLSSQEDARFSASEGIPMTKTD